The genomic DNA GATTTAGCATTTCGGTTTTATAAACACAATTATAAATGTATCCCTTGTGACACTATTATACATGACTGGAGAGATTATAGTTCCAGAACATCTAGAACCCATGTTCATTATGCAGAAAATCATTTTATTGACATAAAACTACATTACTTTTTAGAATTAGATTACAATCCCGATAAATCGCTTGTTGTTTGGGGGGCTGGTAACAAGGGAAAAATAGTCGCTAAAACGCTTATTAAAAAAAATATCTCTTTTGAGTGGATTTGTGACAACCCCAAAAAAATAGGAAAAGATATTTACGGTATTATACTAAAGCCTTTCAATGCTTTAAAAGACATCAAGAACCCGCAAAGTATCATTACTGTTGCTAATAAAGACGCACAAATAGAGATTAAAAACTATATGGATACGCTACGTATGAAGAATATTTATGATTATGTTTTCTTTTGTTAATGTTAAGAAGCTTATTAAAATATTCATTCTTATTCAATCATTAAAAAATGAAAAAAAATATGTAGTTTTGAGAAATCATAAAAATGAATGCAGTTTAAACACCCAGAACTTCTTTACGCTTTATTTTTACTGCTTATTCCAATAATTGTTCATCTTTTTCAATTACGAAAATTTCAAAAAGTTGCTTTCACCAATGTGGCATTTTTAAAAGAAGCCACACTACAAACTCGCAAAAGTTCTCAAATAAAAAAATGGTTAGTCCTATGTACTAGGCTATTACTCCTTGCAGCCATAGTTCTGGCATTTGCACAACCTTTTACATCAAAGTCCGATACATTTAAAACTAAAAAAGAAACCGTTATATATTTAGATAATTCCTTTAGTTTACAAGCAAAAGGAAGTCAAGGGGAACTTTTAAAACGTGCCGTTCAAGATATTATTAGTAATGTGACTGAAAATGAGAATATATCGTTAATGACCAACGATAACACGTATAAGAACACCACAATAAAAGCCATTAAAAATGATTTACTACAATTAGGCTATTCATCTAACAAACTAACAGCTGAAGCTGCATTATTAAAAAGCAACACGATATTTAGTAAACAAAAAAACACTTTAAGGCATTTAGTTTTCATTTCTGATTTTCAACAAGATGCATCTAATTTCACCCCAAAAACAGACTCGCTTACAAACCTTCATTTAGTAAAACTACAACCTATAAATACTAATAACATTACTATTGACAGTGTTTACATCTCTAAAGAAACAGCATCTTCCATAGAGTTAAAGGTCATTATACAAAATAGCGGAAGTACTATTGAAAACTTACCTGTTTCTTTATTCAGTAATAATAACTTAATTGCTAAAACTTCAGTTGCTATTGAAACGTATGCTGAAACCACATTTTCACTTCCTGTAAACGAAGTGATTAATGGAAAAATATCTATTAATGATGTTAATTTGCAGTTTGATAATAGTCTATACTTTAATATCAACAACGGATCAAAAGCTAATGTACTTTCTATAAATGGTATAAACGATTCTTTCTTAAAACGCATTTATACCAATGACGAATTTAATTATGTAGCGACTTTAGAAAACCAATTAAATTATAATATTATAGACCAACAGCATCTAATAATTTTAAACGAATTAGATGTTATTCCTAATGCTTTAATAGCCACATTGAAGCAATTCACTAAACAAGGCGGATCGTTAATTATAATTCCTTCAAAAAACATAAACAAACCATCTTATAACCAATTATTAATCAATCACGGTTCAAGTTTTAGCAACTTACTTTCAAACGAAAAACGGATAACAACCATTAATTACGCACATCCGTTATATAACAATGGGGTGTTTGAAAAACGAGTCAGTAATTTTCAATATCCAAAAGTAAAAAGCTTTTATAGTATGTCGTCAAACAATGCTTCTGTTTTGCAATTTGAAGATGGTAAATCATTTCTATACCAAAACAATAATGCATTCGTTTTCACTGCCTCTTTAAACAGCGAAAATTCAAATTTTATTAATTCACCATTAATTGTTCCAACGCTTTATAATATCGGAAAACAGAGCCTAAAAACACCTAAACTGTATTATACTATTGGGCAAGAAAACACTTTTGATGTCGACACACAATTACAACAAGATGATATTCTATCTTTAGTTAATAATGGTATTAGTATCATTCCAAGACAGCAATATTTTAATAATAAAGTGGTTATAAATACTTCTAAAAATCCATCGATAGCTAATATTTATACCATAAAAAATAAAAACGAAAGCATTAAAAATATAAGTTACAATTATAACAGAGATGAAAGTAATTTAACTTACAGAACGCTTTCTTCCTCAAAAAACATAACGGTTAGTGATTCAATTACCGATATCTTTAACATTCTAAAAAGTGAAACAAAAGTTAATGCCTTGTGGAAATGGTTTGTTATTTTTGCACTAGCATTATTGATTATTGAAATGGGCATCTTAAAATACTTTAAATGAACATACTTATAAAATCGGCTACTATAATAGATCCTAAAAGCGAGTTTCATAACACAACTCAAGATGTATTAATTGAAGATGGTGTGATTTCGAAGGTTGCAAACAGCATTAAAAACAAAAACAATTATCAGGAAGTTACATTAGATAATCTGCATATTTCGCAAGGTTGGTTTGATAGCAGCGTATGTTTTGGAGAACCTGGTTTTGAAGAGCGTGAAACCATAAAAAATGGACTTAAAACGGCTGCCTCTAGCGGTTTTACAGCTGTAGCCCTAAATGCCAATACAAATCCAGTTTTAGATTCTAATTCTGATATCACTTTTGTTAATGCAAAATCACAAAATAATGCTGTTACACTATTACCTATTGGGTCGCTCACAGTAGGTAGCAAGGGACAAGATTTAGCAGAACTTTACGACATGAATTCTGCAGGAGCAGTAGCTTTTTATGATTACAAAAAGCCTATTTCTAACCCTAATCTTATGAAAATTGCTTTGCAATACGCAAGTAATTTTGATGGCTTAGTATGTTCGTTTCCTCAGGAAAGCAAAATTTCCGGACATGGTGTTATGAACGAAAACATAACAAGTACAAAACTTGGGTTAAAAGGAAACCCAGCTTTAGCTGAAGAATTACAAATAGCCCGCGATTTATTTTTATTGGAATATACAGGCGGAAAATTACACATCCCCACCATCTCTACTGCAACTTCTGTTGCTCTTATTAGGGAAGCCAAGAAGAAAAAACTAGACGTGACCTCTAGTGTTGCCATACATAATTTATACTTTACTGATGCTGCATTAACAGATTTTAATACACATTTCAAGGTGTTACCCCCACTACGTACCCAAGAAGATGTGGATGCCTTAATACAAGGCGTTAAAGATGGTACCATAGACATGGTAACAAGTGATCATACGCCTATTGATATTGAGCAAAAAAAGATAGAATTTGATCATGCTGAATATGGGGCCATAGGACTGGAAAGTGCTTTTGGAGCTTTGCAAACCATTTTTACGACTAAGAAAACTATAGATCTTCTAACAAAAGGTAAAAATCGATTTTCTTTAGAACAAACTCCTATAGAGATTGGAAACAAGGCAAGTATAACCCTTTTTAATCCAGACGCGAAATATACCTTTTCTAAAAATGATATCATGTCTAAATCTAAAAACGCCATTTTTGAAAATGAAACCTTAAAAGGTAAAGTTTATGGTGTTATCTCTAATAATAAAATTTCATTAAATCAATAAATAATAATGACAGAGCAAGATGTTGAAAGAGGCCGTAAAAACGCCATAATAAGTTATATCACAATTTTTGGGGTTATAATTGCTTATTATTTAAATAATGAAAAAGACAAGAAAAGTCCTTTTGCTAGTTTTCATATTAGACAATCTTTAGGCTTATGGCTTACCCTGATTATTATAAATTTATCTATAGTATCTAAATTTGATATTTTCATGTTAAGAGCCTCTGTTTATATTTTTTTTAGTGTTCTCTATGTATACGGACTTTCTAATGCTATTTCAGGAAAAGCACAGAAAGTACCATTAGTTGGAAATTTATATCAAAAAGTATTTGCAAACCTTGGTAAATAAATGATTAACAATACACTCTCATTACATCACATAATACGTGAATCTTCACTAACCGAAAATGCGCCATTATTAATCATGATGCATGGTTATGGTAGTGATGAAAACGATTTATTTTCGTTTGCTAGCGAATTACCCGAAGAACTTTTTATTATTTCAGTAAAAGCTCCGTACCCGATGCAGCCTTATGGAAATGCATGGTATGCTATTAACTTTGATGCAGATAAAGGCAAATGGAATGATAGTGAACAAGCTGAAGAATCTCGTGATTTAATTGCAAGATTTATTGATGAAGTTATTGAAACATATCCTGTAAACAAAGAGCAGGTCTCACTTTTAGGATTCAGCCAGGGGAGCATTTTAAGCTATGCAGTCGCTTTAACATATCCTGAAAAAGTTAAAAATATTATAGCTTTGAGTGGTTATGTTTATAAAGATATAATACCTCAAGATGACACTAAAGATTACTCGCATTTAAATTTTTATTGTTCTCATGGAAGTGTAGATCAAGTTATTCCTGTTGACTGGGCACGACAAACCGCACCGTTTTTAAAGAGTCTCAATATAAAGCATCAATATTCCGAATTTCCTGTGGGGCATGGTGTTGCTCCCCAGAACTTTTATGAGTTTAAAAATTGGCTTATAGCTAATACATAATATTTTTCGTACCTTTTAGCTCTCAAAAAGACTAAAATGAACCGATTATCAGCCTGTATTATTAGCCTGTTACTACTATTTAGTAATGAGGTAGTTTCTCAAAACATTAATGATTTAAAAGAAATCAATTCTCAAATTTGGAGTAATTTCTCCAAATCTTTCGAAACCTTAGATTATGAATTATTCGAAAGTTTGCATAGCAAAGACTTAATTCGAGTTAATGGTGGGGATTACACATCCATTAGAAATAAAGAAGCCTATTTAAAAGGCTATAAGAGTCGTTGGAGTAATCCTGTTTTAAGCCAATCTATTTCTTTTAGATTTTTAGAACGTATTTGTAAAGATGATATGGCCTCAGAACGAGGTGTCTATAAGTTTACTATAAACCCAAAGACAGAAAATCAAAAAATATATTACGGTAAATTTCATGTTATCTTAAGGAAGGAGAATAATCTTTGGAAAATATTAATTGATTATGATTCTTCTGAGAATGAATCCATTAGTCAAACAGAAGCATTATACCAAAATGCCTTTGCTTTAGATAGCTTTAAGATAGACTAAAAAAATCCAGCATAAAGCTGGATTTAATATCATAATCAGGAGTATTTTACTAAGTGTTTATTACTAACCTAAAGCCTTCTCCGTGTATGTTTAGTATTTCAACTTTTTCATCAAGTTTTAAATACTTACGCAACTTTGCTATATAAACATCCATACTACGAGACGTAAAATAATTATCATCACGCCATATTTTAGTAAGCGCCAATTCACGTGGCATTAAATCATTTTCATGTAATGCTAATAAACGTAATAATTCATTCTCTTTAGGTGATAATTTTACAGGTTCACCGCCATTAAAGCGTAAGAAACGTAATTTAGAATTCAGATCAAAACTTCCTATTTTAAATTCAAATTGTTTACTATCAGAAATAGTCTCGGTTGCCTTACGTTGTATTATAGCTTTAATTTTCATTAAAAGTACTTCACTATCAAAAGGCTTATTTAAGTAATCATCAGCTCCAACTTTATAGCCTCTTAACACATCTTCTTTCATTGTTTTAGCTGTTAGGAAAATAATTGGAACATCTGTATTTTTCTCTCTTATTTCTTTAGCTAATGTAAAGCCATCTTTATAAGGCATCATAACATCTAGAATACATAAATCGAAATCATCTTTTTTGAATTTCTCGAAACCTTCCATACCATTTTTGGCATGAGTTACCTCATAGTCATTCATCATTAAATAATCCTTAAGAACGGTTCCAAAATTAGGGTCGTCTTCTACTAATAAAATTCTCTTTTTTTGATCTTCCATAATTTACGATATTAGTGGAAGCTTTATAGTAAATGTGCTTCCTTTTTCTTTTTCACTTTCTACAGATACATAACCTTGATGATCTTCTACAATACGCTTAACATATGCTAAACCTAAACCGTGACCTTTTACATTATGAATATTTCCTGTATGTTCTCTATAAAATTTTTCAAATACTTTTTTAGCAGCGGCTTTACTCATACCACTACCGTGATCTTTTACTTTTAGTAAAATATTGGTACCTACATTTTCAGTATATACTTCAATTTTTGGTGCATCTGGCGAATACTTTATCGCATTATCCAGAATGTTAACAATAACATTGGTAAAGTGAGTTTCATTAGCCAAAACAGACGATTTTTCTGCTTCGAAAAATGTTTTAATATAGCCTTGCCTATCTTCAACTAAAAGTTCTACATGTGTAATAGCGTCTTCAACTATATCATGTAAATTCACTCTATCCTTACTAATATTAAGTTCGTTTTTCTCTAACTTAGATATTCTTAATACATTTTCAACTTGAGCATGCATCCGCTTATTTTCTTCCTTTATCATAGAAAGATATCGTATAACTCTATCTTTATCGTCTATAACTTTCGGGTTTTTAATAGCGTCTAAAGCTAAATTTATAGTTGCTATAGGCGTTTTAAACTCATGCGTCATGTTATTAATAAAATCTGTCTTAATTTCAGATATTTTTCGCTGTTTTAAGAGTTGATACAAAGCACTAGAATATGCTATTATTATAATAGATGTAAAAACTATCGACAGTAATATCATTCCTAAAATTGATGATAAAATAAACTTGTTATCATCGGGAAAATTAACCAAAAGCTTATACAGGCTTTGATTATTTTCATCATAAAAAATAGGGACGCTATAAGTCGACTCTTTATCATTTTCAAAACCATCACTCCGCACTTTTGTAGCTAAATCATTATCGTAAATGGCAAATTCAAAGTCTATATCAACATCATTTTTTCTAAGCTTATCAGATAACAACTTTCGAATCTCTTTTTCGGTAACCCGTTTATGAACTGGTGTTAACTTGGAAATTTCTTTAAAGCTCTTTTCAAAACTTAATCTTTGAGCATCATCCATACTCCCGCTTCTAATAATTTTTGAAATAGGACTTTGCGAAATATCTTTTTCAGACAAATCAAAATTACTATAAACCTCAGCTTTTGAATTACTTATTATATTCTTAAGCCCTATACTATCTATATCTAAACCAATGTCAAGGAGCGATGAAGATAACTTATAATTTTCTTCAAAAATATTACTACTATAAATGAGCATTTCTTTAGTGCTGTTATTTTTTTGATAAATTAACAACTGAGAAACAGCTTCTTCATCTACTTTCTTCTCTTTATCTAAGCTTAAATATTTTGAGAAATATTTTTCCGATTCATTATCTTCAATCGTATTAGAGACATAACTTAGGGCCCCTTTTACTGTAAACTTGAATCTTTCTTTTTCGTTTTCTACAGAATCGTTTATATAATAAGCTTGAATAGAAATAATACCTATAAGTGATAAACTCATTAGTATTATTAATAGGATGAATATTCTTTTGCTCACCATTCAAAATTAACATTTTAACATTTACAACACGCTCCTTTTAACCTTACATTAACAAAAATGTTAAAATTTCAGATTTCCTCAATTCTTTTAAGAATGTCCTCGTGTATATCAACAACTTGGTTTTTAGTCATTTCAAGGTCTACGTTATCAATAACGTACTGCGAATATTTAATTTTTTCTGCATCTGTCCATTGATTTTTCATAATGGACTTAATCTTATCTTTGGTTGTATTATCACGCATTAAAAGGCGCTTTATCCGTAATTCTTTAGGAGCTGTAACTGTAATAATGTAATCGCATGCTTTATGTCCGCCGTTTTCAAATAAAATGGCTACTTCTTTTATAACATAAGGGGCATCTTGCTTTAACGACCATTTTTCAAAATGCCTGGCGACCCTAGGATGAACTATGGCATTCATTTTTTGCAAATAGGTTTTATCATTAAAGATTATATTGGCAATAAAATGTTTATTTAATTCATCATCAATATAAGCCTTATCTCCAAATAATTGAATAAGCTTTCTTTTAATAATTTTAGATTTATGCATCAGGTTTTTAGCTTCCACATCAGCTATATAAACTGGTACTCCTAACTTCTTGAACTGTTGAGCCACTGTTGTTTTTCCACTACCAATTCCTCCTGTAAGTCCTACAATAATCATTTTATAATTATAAATTCTATTCGCTGTTGATTCATTTTAATGTTTTTAGCTGTTTTTGGAGATTTCACTAATTCCGGAACTAAAAAAGATTGATTACCAACTGCTTTTGTATAATCACAAACAGCCTTAAAGTCTTTATTTGTGACCGAATTAAAATGACTCAAACTTATATAATATGAAACGTTTACTTCTTTTGGAAAGTATTTTAGTTTCATACCCTTAGGGGCATTAATAATGCTTACCGGTATCTTTAATGTCCCTTCTGTAAACTTCTCTACATCTCCCCTTATGGTAATACTATTAGCAGAAAATTTTAAATCAGAGGTGTTTTCAGGCAGTTTTAAATTCGTGGTTTCTGATAAATTTGACTTTACATCATTAAAAATAACGTCTTCGGTTTCTAAATGGTGAATTTTAGACACTAATATATTGGGACCTATAATTTCTATAGAATCGGGTTCTGAAATTAACTTTTCTGCTACATCATACCCTGGGTAGAAATTAACGGTTGCATTTATCTTTACCGGTACTTTTTTGACCATATTAACACCATATCTAAAAGATAATTTTTTCGGAAAAATATTAAGTAATTCTACCTGCTCATCAAACTGAGTATTGTCTAAATAGGCTTTGGATTTATTCCACAAAAAGACGCCATCTTTTTTATCAACATCATTAATAAAATCTATCGTAACCTTTGGCTTAGAAACATAATACTGAAGCCACTTAAAACCATGTGTTTTTAAAGTAATATTCAATACAACGGAGTCATTTAAAATCACATTCTCTTCAGGGACATTAACCTTTTCAATATCAAAAGCAATAGTATTAGTATATTCTTTTGATAGTTTGGTAAATATTAAAATGATAAAGGCAAACAATAAAAATAAAATAAACACATTTATTCTTTTATTCTTTATTGAAGCGAGTATGTCTGACTTTAACTTTTTTATCATTTCTGTTTAAAAAATAACTTAGGGAAATAAATCTCTGGTTTTTTATTAAGTACTGAAACTACAACTGTTGACTTTAAAAACCCATAGCCATAACCAAAAAACTGAATAATTATAGCCACTAAAGAAAGTATAGAAACGCTTATACTTCTTGTTGTTATTAAAGCTAATACTACTGCTACTACAAAATACAACATATAACCTATTAAGGCCCATTTAAAATTAAAAAAAATGAGTAGTACTGACATTAGAAATCCTATACAAAAGATTGTAGGAAACCAATAAGTCATTTTTTTCGTAGATGGATGCCATGTGTTTAAAATAGGACGTACCAAACCAAATTTATGCACTTGAGTATAAAACTTACTCCATGAAATACGACGTTTATGGTATACAAAAGCTTCTGGAATTAGTTTGGTTTTAAAACCTAAATTCCAAAGTCTAATAGACAAATCAGGATCTTCTCCTGGATGTATTCTTCCAAAGCCTTTTGATGCTATGAAAGCTTCTTTTGAAAGCCCCATATTGAAACTTCTTGGCTGAAACGTATCCACACTTTTTTTATTTCCTCTTATACCTCCGGTTGTAATAAACGAAGTCATTGAAAAGTTAATAGCCTTTTGAAGGTTAGTAAATGAGCTATGTGCTGCATCTGGTCCACCAAAACAATCTACATAGTTTTTTTCCAAGCTTTTCACAACTTCCACTAAATAG from Flavivirga abyssicola includes the following:
- a CDS encoding YybH family protein, which codes for MNRLSACIISLLLLFSNEVVSQNINDLKEINSQIWSNFSKSFETLDYELFESLHSKDLIRVNGGDYTSIRNKEAYLKGYKSRWSNPVLSQSISFRFLERICKDDMASERGVYKFTINPKTENQKIYYGKFHVILRKENNLWKILIDYDSSENESISQTEALYQNAFALDSFKID
- the coaE gene encoding dephospho-CoA kinase (Dephospho-CoA kinase (CoaE) performs the final step in coenzyme A biosynthesis.), whose amino-acid sequence is MIIVGLTGGIGSGKTTVAQQFKKLGVPVYIADVEAKNLMHKSKIIKRKLIQLFGDKAYIDDELNKHFIANIIFNDKTYLQKMNAIVHPRVARHFEKWSLKQDAPYVIKEVAILFENGGHKACDYIITVTAPKELRIKRLLMRDNTTKDKIKSIMKNQWTDAEKIKYSQYVIDNVDLEMTKNQVVDIHEDILKRIEEI
- a CDS encoding dihydroorotase, whose product is MNILIKSATIIDPKSEFHNTTQDVLIEDGVISKVANSIKNKNNYQEVTLDNLHISQGWFDSSVCFGEPGFEERETIKNGLKTAASSGFTAVALNANTNPVLDSNSDITFVNAKSQNNAVTLLPIGSLTVGSKGQDLAELYDMNSAGAVAFYDYKKPISNPNLMKIALQYASNFDGLVCSFPQESKISGHGVMNENITSTKLGLKGNPALAEELQIARDLFLLEYTGGKLHIPTISTATSVALIREAKKKKLDVTSSVAIHNLYFTDAALTDFNTHFKVLPPLRTQEDVDALIQGVKDGTIDMVTSDHTPIDIEQKKIEFDHAEYGAIGLESAFGALQTIFTTKKTIDLLTKGKNRFSLEQTPIEIGNKASITLFNPDAKYTFSKNDIMSKSKNAIFENETLKGKVYGVISNNKISLNQ
- a CDS encoding alpha/beta hydrolase, translated to MINNTLSLHHIIRESSLTENAPLLIMMHGYGSDENDLFSFASELPEELFIISVKAPYPMQPYGNAWYAINFDADKGKWNDSEQAEESRDLIARFIDEVIETYPVNKEQVSLLGFSQGSILSYAVALTYPEKVKNIIALSGYVYKDIIPQDDTKDYSHLNFYCSHGSVDQVIPVDWARQTAPFLKSLNIKHQYSEFPVGHGVAPQNFYEFKNWLIANT
- a CDS encoding sensor histidine kinase, with the translated sequence MSLSLIGIISIQAYYINDSVENEKERFKFTVKGALSYVSNTIEDNESEKYFSKYLSLDKEKKVDEEAVSQLLIYQKNNSTKEMLIYSSNIFEENYKLSSSLLDIGLDIDSIGLKNIISNSKAEVYSNFDLSEKDISQSPISKIIRSGSMDDAQRLSFEKSFKEISKLTPVHKRVTEKEIRKLLSDKLRKNDVDIDFEFAIYDNDLATKVRSDGFENDKESTYSVPIFYDENNQSLYKLLVNFPDDNKFILSSILGMILLSIVFTSIIIIAYSSALYQLLKQRKISEIKTDFINNMTHEFKTPIATINLALDAIKNPKVIDDKDRVIRYLSMIKEENKRMHAQVENVLRISKLEKNELNISKDRVNLHDIVEDAITHVELLVEDRQGYIKTFFEAEKSSVLANETHFTNVIVNILDNAIKYSPDAPKIEVYTENVGTNILLKVKDHGSGMSKAAAKKVFEKFYREHTGNIHNVKGHGLGLAYVKRIVEDHQGYVSVESEKEKGSTFTIKLPLIS
- a CDS encoding response regulator transcription factor encodes the protein MEDQKKRILLVEDDPNFGTVLKDYLMMNDYEVTHAKNGMEGFEKFKKDDFDLCILDVMMPYKDGFTLAKEIREKNTDVPIIFLTAKTMKEDVLRGYKVGADDYLNKPFDSEVLLMKIKAIIQRKATETISDSKQFEFKIGSFDLNSKLRFLRFNGGEPVKLSPKENELLRLLALHENDLMPRELALTKIWRDDNYFTSRSMDVYIAKLRKYLKLDEKVEILNIHGEGFRLVINT
- a CDS encoding YbbR-like domain-containing protein; amino-acid sequence: MIKKLKSDILASIKNKRINVFILFLLFAFIILIFTKLSKEYTNTIAFDIEKVNVPEENVILNDSVVLNITLKTHGFKWLQYYVSKPKVTIDFINDVDKKDGVFLWNKSKAYLDNTQFDEQVELLNIFPKKLSFRYGVNMVKKVPVKINATVNFYPGYDVAEKLISEPDSIEIIGPNILVSKIHHLETEDVIFNDVKSNLSETTNLKLPENTSDLKFSANSITIRGDVEKFTEGTLKIPVSIINAPKGMKLKYFPKEVNVSYYISLSHFNSVTNKDFKAVCDYTKAVGNQSFLVPELVKSPKTAKNIKMNQQRIEFIIIK
- a CDS encoding BatA domain-containing protein, giving the protein MQFKHPELLYALFLLLIPIIVHLFQLRKFQKVAFTNVAFLKEATLQTRKSSQIKKWLVLCTRLLLLAAIVLAFAQPFTSKSDTFKTKKETVIYLDNSFSLQAKGSQGELLKRAVQDIISNVTENENISLMTNDNTYKNTTIKAIKNDLLQLGYSSNKLTAEAALLKSNTIFSKQKNTLRHLVFISDFQQDASNFTPKTDSLTNLHLVKLQPINTNNITIDSVYISKETASSIELKVIIQNSGSTIENLPVSLFSNNNLIAKTSVAIETYAETTFSLPVNEVINGKISINDVNLQFDNSLYFNINNGSKANVLSINGINDSFLKRIYTNDEFNYVATLENQLNYNIIDQQHLIILNELDVIPNALIATLKQFTKQGGSLIIIPSKNINKPSYNQLLINHGSSFSNLLSNEKRITTINYAHPLYNNGVFEKRVSNFQYPKVKSFYSMSSNNASVLQFEDGKSFLYQNNNAFVFTASLNSENSNFINSPLIVPTLYNIGKQSLKTPKLYYTIGQENTFDVDTQLQQDDILSLVNNGISIIPRQQYFNNKVVINTSKNPSIANIYTIKNKNESIKNISYNYNRDESNLTYRTLSSSKNITVSDSITDIFNILKSETKVNALWKWFVIFALALLIIEMGILKYFK
- a CDS encoding glycosyltransferase, with protein sequence MQLQFSFIIPVYNRPDEIEELLQSFEGLQGHMPFEIVIVEDGSTIASKEVVNAYKDKLEISYFFKENSGPGDSRNFGMQNAKGNYFIILDSDCILPKNYLVEVVKSLEKNYVDCFGGPDAAHSSFTNLQKAINFSMTSFITTGGIRGNKKSVDTFQPRSFNMGLSKEAFIASKGFGRIHPGEDPDLSIRLWNLGFKTKLIPEAFVYHKRRISWSKFYTQVHKFGLVRPILNTWHPSTKKMTYWFPTIFCIGFLMSVLLIFFNFKWALIGYMLYFVVAVVLALITTRSISVSILSLVAIIIQFFGYGYGFLKSTVVVSVLNKKPEIYFPKLFFKQK